A genome region from Dreissena polymorpha isolate Duluth1 chromosome 16, UMN_Dpol_1.0, whole genome shotgun sequence includes the following:
- the LOC127861645 gene encoding decapping and exoribonuclease protein-like isoform X2: MYTPFLTHAHCQWKMAVILQHGAFHICRFDRKNNWDKVQNNRVWRKSYYWGPKMEQLLTESKTDESGCTNTQEQHGKYLLVNQLNINAHSLVFNSEIDAYDEKTGSFVEIKTMKHVSTPEENDRFKRFRLLRWWAQSQLGGVQEILCGFRDDEGLVTRMKSFQTRSIPNPALPWNQTVLFHFLDKLLTWIKKQVAVTGEFSINRVVHIFERSDEKTINHNTTTDPRYQFLPDWYLTR, from the exons ATGTACACACCATTCTTGACGCATGCACACTGTCAATGGAAGATGGCAGTTATTCTTCAACACGGCGCATTCCACATATGTCGTTTCGATAGGAAAAATAATTGGGACAAGGTTCAAAACAATAGAGTATGGCGTAAGTCCTATTACTGGGGACCGAAAATGGAGCAGCTTCTAACCGAAAGCAAAACAG ATGAATCGGGCTGTACGAATACACAGGAACAACATGGCAAATATCTACTCGTCAATCAATTGAACATAAATGCACATTCATTAG TGTTCAACAGTGAAATAGACGCCTATGATGAAAAGACCGGctcatttgttgaaataaaaacaatgaaacatGTTTCTACACCAGAAGAAAACGACCGTTTTAAAAG GTTCAGGTTGTTACGATGGTGGGCCCAAAGTCAGCTAGGTGGTGTTCAAGAAATACTTTGTGGATTCAGAGATGACGAAGGTCTCGTTACAAGAATGAAATCTTTCCAGACCAGAAGCATCCCGAACCCTGCTTTG CCATGGAATCAAACGGTGTTGTTCCACTTTCTTGACAAATTGCTGACATGGATCAAGAAGCAGGTTGCGGTCACCGGAGAGTTTTCCATTAACAG agTTGTTCACATATTTGAGAGGTCAGATGAGAAGACAATCAATCACAATACAACAACAGATCCCCGATACCAGTTTCTGCCCGACTGGTACCTGACACGTTGA
- the LOC127861640 gene encoding uncharacterized protein LOC127861640 — MSGCYDILYLHLGSNDVCCKDSNFYRCVTEILDVVFSVCTEIHVVLCVILPRDFDVRMFPRWPLSGAQLRNYCQWIRSANSMLWELSHHVPSVRYMDYAATKQKSLYLSHDGLHLSAEGARRCLASIHDDLPNQLCVEAAVQDPTEWPALSATEVPVQEHDSTIALFSDIVQTGAQPEIQDKVDASEVPVPRDIKPQTHKITVVTARAKRSATRNVKRYGKKLAKKCHTRSCCSGFVYLDITEDVAVFLPAYKLNGLCLKRKKMEVKTGKVKREKPTMTKKKNKQVPCYNCPNCRVCCSSEDALLDHFITKHSSWKVDRPDTLFNQEDEINVPSNIHCHRDTEETPQQDDNAANEDKVNVPSHFFFQRDTDETPQQDVDTSQLLLILSNDVELNPGPIFQTIPVPVEAVGSSEKMTIITVKMD, encoded by the exons ATGTCAGGTTGTTACGACATATTGTACCTGCATCTTGGCTCTAACGATGTTTGCTGCAAGGATAGCAATTTCTACCG tTGTGTGACTGAGATCCTTGATGTTGTATTCAGTGTGTGCACTGAAATACACGTGGTGCTTTGCGTGATTCTTCCACGTGATTTTGATGTGAGAATGTTTCCCCGATGGCCACTCTCAGGGGCACAGTTGAGGAACTACTGCCAGTGGATAAGGAGCGCAAACAGCATGCTGTGGGAACTGAGTCACCATGTGCCTTCTGTGAGATACATGGACTATGCAGCAACTAAACAG aagtcCCTGTACTTGTCCCATGATGGACTACATCTGAGTGCTGAAGGGGCTAGGAGGTGTTTAGCATCCATACATGACGACCTGCCAAACCAGCTGTGTGTGGAGGCTGCTGTTCAAGATCCTACAGAATGGCCAGCTCTCTCAGCCACGGAAGTACCGGTTCAGGAGCATGACAGCACCATAGCACTCTTTTCGGATATTGTGCAGACT GGAGCTCAACCAGAGATTCAAGACAAGGTGGATGCAAGTGAAGTACCAGTTCCCAGGGACATTAAGCCTCAGACACATAAAATAACG GTTGTCACAGCCAGAGCTAAGAGGTCTGCAACCAGAAATGTCAAAAGATATGGAAAGAAg TTGGCAAAGAAATGCCACACAAG GTCATGCTGCAGTGGATTTGTTTACCTTGACATTACTGAAGATGTGGCTGTTTTCCTGCCTGCATACAAGTTGAATGGCTTATGCTTG AAACGCAAGAAGATGGAAGTCAAGACTGGTAAGGTTAAAAGGGAGAAACCTACCATGACGAAAAAGAAGAACAAACAG GTCCCTTGCTACAATTGCCCAAACTGCAGGGTGTGCTGTTCATCTGAAGATGCCCTGCTCGACCATTTTATAACGAAGCATTCATCATGGAAAGTTGATAGGCCTGACACACTTTTCAATCAG GAAGATGAAATCAACGTGCCATCCAACATCCATTGCCACCGAGACACTGAAGAGACGCCCCAACAAGATGACAACGCCGCAAATGAAGATAAAGTCAATGTGCCATCCCACTTCTTTTTCCAACGAGACACTGACGAGACGCCCCAACAAGATGTAGACACTTCACAGCTTCTTCTTATTCTTTCAAATGACGTTGAACTTAACCCTGGACCG ATATTCCAGACAATACCGGTCCCTGTGGAAGCGGTTGGCTCAAGCGAGAAGATGACGATAATTACAGTGAAAATGGACTGA